The Candidatus Liberimonas magnetica genome window below encodes:
- a CDS encoding DUF192 domain-containing protein, whose product MDNRFKTLFINGRKTEYNIKVAGSFFEKLVGWMFIKVPSSEGLLLSHCNSIHTFFMRFQIDIIFRDKEGRVVRIIEGLKPYRVVLPVKNACQVLELSSNTVKAVGLKMGDIVEIA is encoded by the coding sequence ATGGATAACCGCTTCAAAACTCTTTTTATAAATGGGCGCAAAACAGAGTATAACATAAAAGTTGCCGGATCTTTCTTTGAAAAGCTGGTTGGTTGGATGTTCATAAAGGTACCCTCAAGCGAGGGCTTGTTACTGTCACACTGCAACAGCATACACACTTTCTTTATGAGGTTTCAGATCGATATCATCTTTCGTGACAAAGAGGGCAGGGTTGTCAGGATAATAGAAGGTCTTAAACCTTATAGAGTTGTCCTGCCGGTCAAAAATGCATGCCAAGTGCTTGAATTGTCCTCAAATACCGTAAAAGCCGTGGGACTAAAGATGGGAGATATAGTGGAAATAGCCTGA
- a CDS encoding type II secretion system F family protein, which produces MIFLFKIIIIISAGVGAAILTSIFMKLISNTSAKRIKPSAPKKTISISNELKKAFATLAENQNSKSSKKIRIIFALFIFLLFQMLLNKALFSFVTAGGAYILIGSYFARIIQKEKDKFENQLIDALGIITNSVKSGQSLLQALENMINESKPPIALEFSKAMQEIKLGIPIEKALLEITKRVKSKDFKIAITSINLAKETGGNLGEILTRLSDTMRERHKLQGKINALTAQGKASGLIIGCIPFLLLIILYFLEPGMFGLMFTTTLGNALLVMVIFMVSIGFVFINKIIKIDI; this is translated from the coding sequence ATGATATTCCTATTTAAAATAATAATTATTATTTCAGCCGGCGTTGGGGCGGCAATTTTGACATCTATTTTTATGAAGTTAATTTCTAATACTTCCGCTAAGAGGATTAAACCATCTGCCCCTAAAAAGACAATTAGCATTAGTAATGAATTAAAAAAAGCATTCGCCACATTAGCTGAAAATCAAAATTCGAAATCATCTAAGAAGATCAGGATAATTTTTGCGTTATTTATTTTTCTTTTGTTTCAAATGCTTTTGAACAAGGCCTTATTTTCTTTTGTGACCGCAGGCGGGGCTTATATTTTAATAGGGAGTTACTTCGCTAGAATAATTCAAAAAGAGAAGGATAAGTTTGAAAACCAGCTCATAGATGCCCTTGGAATAATTACTAACTCTGTAAAATCAGGGCAATCCCTTTTGCAGGCACTTGAAAATATGATAAATGAATCAAAACCTCCTATTGCGCTTGAGTTCTCAAAGGCAATGCAAGAAATAAAGCTGGGTATTCCTATAGAAAAAGCTTTGCTTGAAATTACCAAAAGAGTAAAAAGTAAAGACTTTAAAATAGCTATAACGTCAATTAATCTTGCCAAAGAAACTGGCGGGAACCTTGGTGAAATATTAACGCGCCTTTCTGACACAATGCGGGAAAGGCATAAGCTTCAAGGAAAAATCAATGCCTTAACAGCACAAGGAAAAGCCTCTGGCCTTATTATAGGCTGTATACCATTTTTATTGTTGATAATACTTTACTTCCTGGAACCAGGCATGTTCGGACTTATGTTTACAACTACTCTTGGAAATGCACTTTTAGTTATGGTTATTTTTATGGTATCTATAGGGTTTGTATTTATAAATAAAATAATAAAAATAGACATATAA
- a CDS encoding type II secretion system F family protein: protein MYTLIISLLLGASFSILSFALIDYLSKFAFNKKMKERLHNLSDFNFKGLSGFMFYLADRIGENLKKFRIPLLQQMSKVIEESLEILGKPYSTIKPQTFIGIQILSGFGVFLFLLLVFEVYDILLLLIFLIMGFYLPLITVKEKVKAKHKAIFRQLPDTLDLLTLMVEAGLDFNNALNKIIESEKGELISELHLVQQEIKLGKSRDEAFKDMAKRLQYKPLSSVVSSLTNAFTLGGSLAPILKILADQFRVERTQLAEKMAGEAPLKLMFPLVLFIFPTIFIIIFGPIVLSFISSGGF from the coding sequence ATGTATACTTTAATTATATCATTATTACTAGGCGCCTCATTTTCAATTTTATCGTTTGCTTTGATTGATTATCTTTCTAAATTTGCGTTTAACAAAAAAATGAAAGAGAGGCTTCATAATTTATCTGATTTTAATTTTAAGGGGCTAAGCGGGTTTATGTTCTACCTTGCGGATAGAATCGGTGAAAACTTAAAAAAATTTAGGATCCCGCTTCTCCAACAGATGTCAAAAGTTATTGAAGAAAGCCTTGAAATACTAGGTAAACCATACAGCACGATAAAGCCCCAAACATTTATAGGCATTCAAATTTTATCAGGGTTTGGTGTGTTTTTATTTTTACTGCTTGTGTTTGAAGTCTATGACATACTTTTACTTTTAATATTTCTTATTATGGGATTTTATCTTCCTCTTATTACGGTAAAAGAAAAAGTGAAGGCTAAACATAAAGCGATTTTCAGACAACTGCCCGATACTTTGGACCTCCTTACATTAATGGTAGAAGCAGGGCTTGATTTTAATAATGCTTTAAATAAAATAATCGAATCTGAAAAAGGAGAACTAATATCCGAACTGCATTTGGTGCAGCAGGAAATAAAACTGGGTAAATCAAGAGATGAGGCATTTAAGGATATGGCAAAACGGCTGCAATATAAACCTCTTAGTTCAGTGGTAAGTTCACTAACTAATGCTTTTACCCTGGGAGGGAGCCTTGCGCCGATTTTAAAAATCCTTGCCGATCAATTCAGGGTTGAAAGAACACAATTAGCAGAGAAAATGGCTGGAGAGGCCCCGCTAAAACTGATGTTCCCTCTTGTGCTGTTTATATTCCCTACAATATTTATAATTATATTTGGCCCTATAGTCCTTTCCTTTATCTCGTCCGGAGGGTTTTAG
- a CDS encoding NAD(P)/FAD-dependent oxidoreductase, producing MTIEKEYDLIVIGGGPAGYSAAIRASQLGLSKVLLIEEEKLGGTCLNRGCVPTKFIWEALNLAKRIKNSNSFGIISNMEKIDLLKVIEKKNRTVELLSKGIEKLLESYSIGIVEGKANFAGPKEIEIEISSQGKIKTKANRIIIATGSLPKTIPTLAIDHKKVLDSTDILNLKETPKSMLVVGGGAIGIELATILSGFGCEVELVEKEKQLLPGEDMELVEEVKKILQRNGIKVNVGVESLSEYINKAKQVLVAIGRKPNIEPLNLDAAKINYNSRAIEINTHFETSQKGVYACGDVAGLAFYAYTAQAEGVIAVENALGKGIQSTNPIVPRVVFSNPVVASVGNVAASDAVAIGRFPISANSKAFILGERQGWIKITAQKGTGLILSGHIVGPDAENLITIIAFAIKNKMTVNDLVRESFFHPSVAETIHGACEDLLNQSVDLPRKKQ from the coding sequence ATGACTATAGAAAAAGAATATGATCTAATAGTTATCGGCGGTGGGCCCGCGGGTTACAGTGCCGCCATAAGAGCATCACAGCTGGGGTTGTCAAAAGTTCTTTTAATCGAAGAAGAAAAACTCGGCGGTACCTGCCTTAACAGAGGGTGCGTGCCCACAAAATTTATTTGGGAAGCGCTGAACCTGGCAAAAAGGATCAAGAACTCAAACTCCTTTGGAATAATCTCAAATATGGAGAAAATTGATCTTTTAAAAGTTATTGAAAAGAAAAACAGAACCGTTGAATTGTTATCAAAAGGCATAGAAAAACTGCTGGAAAGCTATTCAATTGGAATAGTAGAGGGAAAAGCCAATTTTGCAGGTCCAAAAGAAATCGAAATAGAGATCAGTTCACAAGGCAAGATCAAGACAAAGGCAAATAGGATTATAATTGCTACAGGTTCTTTGCCAAAGACTATCCCTACCCTTGCAATAGACCACAAAAAAGTTTTGGATTCAACCGATATACTAAATCTCAAAGAAACGCCAAAATCTATGCTTGTCGTAGGCGGCGGAGCGATCGGGATAGAGCTGGCTACGATCCTTTCGGGGTTTGGCTGTGAAGTAGAACTGGTTGAAAAAGAAAAACAGCTTCTTCCAGGTGAAGACATGGAACTGGTGGAAGAAGTTAAAAAGATCCTTCAAAGGAACGGGATAAAAGTAAATGTCGGAGTTGAATCTTTAAGTGAATACATAAACAAAGCCAAACAGGTACTTGTTGCTATAGGAAGAAAACCCAATATTGAACCGCTCAATTTGGATGCGGCAAAAATAAATTATAACAGCCGGGCGATAGAGATAAATACGCACTTTGAAACTTCACAAAAAGGTGTTTATGCCTGCGGAGATGTTGCAGGGTTAGCTTTTTATGCCTATACGGCACAGGCTGAAGGCGTAATAGCTGTTGAAAATGCATTAGGAAAAGGGATTCAGTCTACTAACCCCATAGTTCCAAGAGTAGTATTTAGCAATCCCGTTGTAGCAAGCGTAGGCAATGTTGCTGCTTCAGATGCTGTAGCCATAGGCCGCTTTCCTATTTCTGCTAACTCCAAAGCATTTATCTTAGGAGAACGGCAGGGCTGGATAAAAATTACTGCACAAAAAGGTACTGGCTTAATATTGTCAGGGCATATTGTCGGCCCTGATGCCGAAAACCTGATAACCATAATTGCGTTTGCAATTAAAAATAAAATGACGGTAAATGATCTAGTAAGAGAAAGTTTTTTTCATCCTTCTGTAGCAGAAACGATACACGGCGCGTGCGAGGATTTACTGAACCAAAGTGTTGATTTGCCAAGGAAAAAACAATGA
- a CDS encoding DNA-binding protein, with product MKYLMDTHVWIWWHMQPEMLSKKAKEIISDTRGYEEMLVSAISI from the coding sequence GTGAAGTATCTGATGGATACGCACGTGTGGATTTGGTGGCATATGCAGCCTGAAATGCTTTCCAAAAAAGCAAAAGAAATTATCAGTGATACCCGCGGCTATGAAGAAATGCTTGTATCGGCTATCTCAATATGA
- the gcvH gene encoding glycine cleavage system protein GcvH, translating to MSNIPKELRYTKTHEWAKNENGKIRVGITDHAQHEITDVVHVELPQVGKKSEKGSPIAVVESVKAAFDIYSPVSGTVIEINSKIADNPELVNSSPYSDGFFFIIEASNKSEFDTLLSADEYQKTLK from the coding sequence ATGAGCAATATACCAAAAGAGCTTCGTTATACGAAAACACATGAATGGGCGAAAAACGAGAACGGTAAAATAAGAGTCGGAATAACCGATCATGCCCAGCATGAAATAACCGATGTGGTGCACGTGGAACTACCTCAGGTCGGGAAAAAATCCGAGAAAGGAAGCCCCATAGCTGTTGTGGAATCCGTAAAAGCTGCTTTTGACATATACAGCCCTGTTTCAGGAACAGTAATTGAAATAAATAGCAAAATAGCTGACAACCCTGAACTTGTCAATAGTTCACCATATAGTGATGGTTTCTTTTTTATTATAGAAGCATCTAATAAGAGCGAGTTTGACACACTTCTGTCAGCTGATGAGTACCAAAAAACATTAAAGTAG
- a CDS encoding type II toxin-antitoxin system Phd/YefM family antitoxin — protein MKTMNVTDFKSHALQIISKVAELHETIIITKRGKALAELIPFKPHDKKASYGRLSSALISQKDIVAPIDEEWEANK, from the coding sequence ATGAAAACCATGAATGTAACAGATTTTAAATCCCATGCTCTTCAGATAATAAGCAAGGTGGCTGAACTGCATGAGACAATAATCATAACGAAACGAGGCAAGGCCTTGGCTGAGCTAATCCCATTTAAACCACATGATAAAAAAGCTTCTTACGGCAGGCTTTCATCGGCATTGATAAGTCAAAAAGATATAGTAGCGCCGATAGACGAAGAATGGGAGGCGAACAAGTGA
- the gcvPA gene encoding aminomethyl-transferring glycine dehydrogenase subunit GcvPA, with translation MNYIPVTDKEKQEMLAKIGVKTSDELFSSIPKSARIKDLNISAGISEQALIRLLEDKSKKNSSLKDFLNFRGAGIYEHFIPTLVEEITSRSEFSTAYTPYQPEASQGTLQSIFEYQSMIAEITGMDVANASMYDGASATAEAAMLSLRSSGRRKLIISGLLHPEYQQVLRTYLQGTDVDIEVIQQVDGITSLSKLKNFVNNECASVIIQSPNFFGSIEDLDEIRKLTTEHGALLIQVLNPLSLGILKTPGEIGCDIAVGEGQVLGSATGFGGFTFGFFAAKKALAWKIPGRIVGQTIDTKNRRGFVLTLQAREQHIKREKATSNICTNAALNALSGCVYLSGWGPHGLKELAGLNIRKSHYAYDKISKVKGFEPAFKNQLFFNEFVLRTKKNIDEIEKNLLSENIIGPFALKGFYPELSDCLLFCVTETKTKEDIDKLVAILGK, from the coding sequence ATGAATTACATCCCTGTAACGGATAAAGAAAAGCAGGAAATGCTTGCTAAAATAGGCGTTAAAACATCAGATGAACTATTTTCGTCAATCCCTAAATCTGCAAGAATAAAAGACCTGAATATTTCAGCCGGCATTTCAGAACAAGCCTTAATAAGACTGCTTGAAGATAAAAGCAAGAAGAATTCATCCCTAAAAGATTTTCTTAATTTTAGAGGAGCCGGGATATATGAACATTTCATTCCTACTCTTGTAGAAGAAATAACTTCAAGATCGGAATTTTCCACTGCGTATACGCCGTACCAGCCGGAAGCAAGCCAGGGCACTTTACAGTCAATATTCGAGTATCAGAGCATGATAGCAGAAATTACCGGTATGGATGTTGCAAATGCCTCTATGTACGACGGCGCAAGTGCCACGGCTGAGGCAGCTATGCTTTCTTTAAGAAGTTCAGGAAGAAGAAAACTTATTATTTCCGGCCTGCTTCATCCGGAATACCAACAGGTGCTTAGGACATACCTTCAAGGAACAGATGTGGATATAGAGGTAATCCAGCAAGTTGACGGCATAACATCTCTTTCAAAATTAAAAAACTTTGTGAATAATGAATGCGCATCAGTAATTATACAATCGCCGAATTTTTTTGGCAGTATAGAAGACTTAGATGAGATAAGGAAATTAACTACAGAACACGGAGCACTTTTGATACAAGTATTAAACCCGTTATCTCTGGGGATATTAAAAACGCCGGGTGAAATAGGCTGCGATATCGCTGTAGGAGAAGGCCAGGTCCTCGGAAGTGCAACAGGTTTTGGTGGTTTTACTTTTGGTTTTTTTGCCGCAAAGAAAGCTCTTGCCTGGAAGATTCCCGGAAGGATAGTAGGGCAGACAATAGACACAAAAAACAGAAGAGGTTTTGTGCTTACCCTTCAGGCAAGGGAACAACACATCAAAAGGGAAAAAGCTACTTCCAATATCTGTACCAATGCAGCGTTAAATGCGCTTTCAGGATGCGTCTATTTATCCGGCTGGGGTCCTCATGGCTTAAAAGAACTGGCGGGATTAAATATACGCAAGAGTCATTATGCCTACGATAAAATATCTAAAGTAAAAGGGTTTGAACCGGCTTTTAAAAATCAGCTGTTTTTTAATGAGTTTGTTCTTAGGACAAAAAAAAATATTGATGAGATAGAAAAAAACCTTCTTTCCGAAAACATTATCGGGCCATTTGCTCTTAAAGGTTTCTATCCGGAACTTTCGGATTGCTTATTATTTTGTGTGACGGAAACAAAAACAAAAGAAGACATTGATAAATTGGTGGCTATACTTGGCAAATAA
- a CDS encoding TrpB-like pyridoxal phosphate-dependent enzyme, which yields MDETKILLSEKEIPDKWYNIQADLPKPLPPVIHPGTKKPIGPQDLAPLFPMELIKQEVSTERWIEIPEELRDIMKLWRPSPLMRARNLEKFLDTPAKIYYKNESVSPPGSHKTNTAIAQVYYNKQEKVKRIATETGAGQWGSALSFACNIFGLKCTVYMVKVSYEQKPYRRIMMHVWGSEVFASPTNKTDSGRKILAENPNSLGSLGIAISEAVEDAAKHDDTKYSLGSVLNHVLMHQTVIGIEAKKQLEKADAYPDIVIACVGGGSNFGGVSFPFLMDKLQGKKKDLRVIAVEPEACPTLTKGPYAFDYGDTACMAPIVKMFTLGHTFVPEGIHAGGLRYHGMSPIVSLLKNENIIEAVAVHQNPTFEAAITFAKTEGIIPAPETSHAIKIAIDEALKCKKTGEKKTILFNFSGHGHFDLTAYEKYLNKELTDYEHPEHKIKEALTHLPKVEV from the coding sequence ATGGACGAAACAAAGATTTTGCTGTCTGAAAAAGAAATACCGGATAAATGGTACAATATTCAGGCGGACCTTCCAAAACCTTTACCTCCGGTTATACATCCTGGCACAAAAAAACCGATCGGGCCTCAGGACCTGGCGCCTTTATTCCCTATGGAGCTTATAAAGCAGGAAGTAAGCACAGAAAGATGGATAGAGATACCAGAAGAACTTAGGGATATAATGAAGCTCTGGAGGCCGTCGCCTCTGATGCGGGCTAGGAACCTTGAAAAATTCCTTGATACACCGGCCAAGATTTATTACAAAAATGAATCGGTAAGCCCTCCCGGGAGTCATAAAACCAATACGGCAATCGCACAAGTTTACTATAACAAACAGGAGAAAGTGAAAAGAATAGCTACTGAAACAGGCGCCGGGCAATGGGGTTCTGCCCTTTCTTTTGCCTGCAATATATTCGGGCTAAAATGCACGGTCTATATGGTGAAAGTGTCTTATGAACAGAAACCGTACAGGCGTATCATGATGCATGTTTGGGGTTCTGAGGTATTTGCCAGCCCTACAAATAAAACTGATTCGGGCAGGAAAATACTTGCTGAAAACCCGAATTCTTTAGGGTCGCTGGGAATAGCTATATCTGAAGCAGTTGAAGACGCAGCCAAACATGATGACACAAAATATTCTTTAGGAAGCGTGCTTAACCATGTCTTAATGCACCAGACAGTTATAGGTATAGAAGCGAAAAAACAGCTTGAGAAAGCAGATGCATATCCCGATATAGTCATAGCATGTGTCGGCGGCGGCTCAAACTTCGGAGGGGTTTCTTTCCCGTTCTTAATGGATAAACTGCAGGGCAAAAAGAAAGATTTAAGGGTCATTGCTGTTGAACCAGAGGCTTGCCCTACTTTGACAAAAGGCCCGTATGCATTTGATTACGGAGATACCGCGTGCATGGCCCCGATCGTTAAGATGTTCACTCTCGGTCATACTTTTGTCCCGGAAGGCATACATGCAGGCGGTTTGCGCTACCATGGAATGTCGCCGATAGTTTCTTTGCTGAAAAATGAAAATATAATCGAAGCCGTTGCAGTTCATCAGAACCCTACTTTTGAAGCTGCTATTACTTTTGCAAAAACAGAAGGGATAATACCTGCCCCGGAAACTTCTCATGCAATCAAAATAGCTATCGATGAAGCTCTTAAATGCAAGAAAACAGGGGAAAAGAAAACCATCCTTTTTAATTTTTCAGGCCACGGGCACTTTGACCTTACAGCTTATGAAAAGTACCTGAACAAAGAATTGACCGATTATGAGCATCCTGAACATAAGATCAAGGAAGCTCTTACTCATTTACCGAAAGTCGAAGTGTAG
- a CDS encoding PAS domain-containing protein — MKYLTSGSIFYKTILFFAVIIIIILAYIFGFYLLPLKEQALKDNVFEKVNAISNLSEPVITKALRNQDDISLLSQIEKMMKVSDISTVYVLDSTGTVVSHDRTGEWGKVYKDAITKKILLNRKISLYKSSEGYLYATPLISSKTLIIGISTYKTDTRYDLIKKNALYVSLTIFVLAMLFFTLFLIVQFRLQLKNLGELLTSVNAGTMDRIEIDNNNEVSEISLLINELIDKYKTQEKTVLAKISQLKENDMLLIRAVSENLKNGIIVTNSDNKVIYLNKEISAILSIKQEDCIGKHILDVLDKPQFIDVLKKSTENLNVTVEDSVDNKPLKLITVGNSSKEILGTIITAD, encoded by the coding sequence ATGAAATACCTCACAAGCGGAAGTATTTTTTATAAAACTATTCTTTTCTTTGCGGTTATCATTATTATTATACTTGCTTATATATTTGGCTTTTATTTACTGCCTTTAAAAGAACAGGCTCTAAAAGATAATGTTTTTGAAAAGGTTAATGCGATTTCCAACCTTTCTGAACCAGTAATAACCAAAGCTTTAAGGAACCAGGACGACATTTCCCTCTTGTCCCAAATCGAAAAGATGATGAAGGTAAGCGATATCAGCACAGTCTACGTTTTAGACAGCACCGGAACGGTAGTAAGCCATGACAGGACAGGTGAATGGGGCAAGGTTTATAAGGACGCTATTACTAAAAAAATATTGTTGAATAGAAAGATTTCTTTATACAAATCCAGCGAAGGATACTTATATGCAACACCTCTTATTTCCTCTAAAACCCTGATTATAGGCATTTCAACCTACAAGACAGATACCAGGTATGACCTGATAAAGAAAAATGCGCTTTATGTTTCCCTGACTATATTTGTTCTGGCAATGCTTTTTTTTACATTATTTTTAATTGTTCAGTTTAGGCTGCAACTTAAAAATTTGGGAGAGTTGCTGACGTCCGTAAATGCAGGAACCATGGATAGAATAGAAATCGATAATAATAATGAAGTATCGGAGATTTCCTTACTGATCAATGAATTAATCGATAAATATAAAACACAGGAAAAAACAGTTTTAGCAAAAATAAGCCAGCTTAAAGAAAATGATATGTTACTTATCCGGGCAGTGTCGGAAAATTTAAAAAACGGCATTATAGTTACAAATTCTGATAATAAGGTCATCTATCTAAACAAAGAGATAAGCGCCATATTATCCATAAAGCAGGAAGATTGCATAGGTAAACATATATTAGATGTACTGGACAAGCCGCAATTTATCGATGTATTGAAAAAATCCACAGAAAACCTCAACGTAACGGTCGAAGACAGCGTAGATAATAAACCCCTAAAGCTGATTACTGTAGGAAACAGCAGCAAAGAAATATTGGGCACTATTATTACAGCTGATTGA
- the gcvT gene encoding glycine cleavage system aminomethyltransferase GcvT, which translates to MNQTIMRTPLYEQHKKSNARFVEFGGWEMPVMYSSIIDEHNAVRNNCGLFDASHMGEFIVSGKMASDFLNRMTVANVPDIKPYQAKYSLFLNENGGIIDDLIIYRRENDFMLIVNAGNIEKDFNWLKKNIFKNVTLENISENTALLALQGPLSEKILQPMINEDLKGLKSFNFMIPAFKSYKPDFAVISRTGYTGEDGFEILVSNCEAPMIWQELVSNGAKPCGLGARDSLRLEAAMSLHGHEINDETTPLEATLGWTIYWEKEFIGKKALLKLIEKGLIRFLTAFILENGIAREGADIMMNSTKIGRVTSGSFSPTLKKGICLGYVNQKLEPNTIVEIIVHHQPKKAAVVKKPFYKRKNSGQV; encoded by the coding sequence ATGAATCAAACTATTATGCGTACACCATTATACGAACAACACAAAAAATCAAATGCCAGGTTTGTTGAATTCGGCGGCTGGGAGATGCCTGTTATGTATTCATCAATAATAGATGAGCATAATGCGGTCAGGAACAACTGCGGGTTGTTCGATGCTTCTCATATGGGCGAGTTTATAGTATCAGGAAAAATGGCTTCTGATTTCTTAAACAGAATGACCGTGGCAAATGTTCCGGATATAAAGCCTTATCAGGCTAAATATTCTCTTTTCTTGAATGAAAACGGCGGGATCATTGATGACCTTATAATTTATAGAAGAGAAAATGATTTTATGCTCATAGTAAATGCCGGTAATATAGAAAAAGATTTTAACTGGCTAAAGAAAAATATATTTAAAAATGTGACTCTTGAAAATATCAGCGAGAACACAGCTCTTTTGGCGCTTCAGGGCCCGTTATCGGAAAAAATTTTGCAGCCTATGATAAATGAAGATTTAAAGGGGTTGAAGAGTTTTAATTTCATGATACCGGCATTTAAAAGCTATAAACCTGATTTTGCAGTTATTTCAAGGACGGGCTATACAGGTGAGGATGGTTTTGAGATACTGGTCTCGAACTGTGAAGCACCTATGATTTGGCAGGAACTTGTTTCAAATGGTGCCAAACCCTGCGGACTTGGGGCAAGAGATTCTCTGCGCCTTGAAGCTGCGATGAGCCTGCACGGCCATGAGATAAATGATGAAACAACGCCTCTTGAAGCAACTCTCGGCTGGACTATATACTGGGAAAAAGAATTCATAGGGAAAAAAGCGCTTCTTAAACTGATAGAAAAAGGATTAATCAGGTTTTTAACTGCTTTTATTTTGGAAAATGGGATCGCGCGCGAAGGCGCTGATATAATGATGAATTCAACTAAGATAGGCAGGGTTACCAGCGGAAGTTTTTCGCCGACTTTGAAAAAAGGTATATGCCTTGGCTATGTAAATCAAAAACTTGAGCCGAATACGATCGTTGAGATTATAGTACATCACCAGCCCAAAAAGGCTGCGGTAGTTAAAAAGCCATTTTATAAAAGAAAAAACAGTGGACAGGTATAA
- the gcvPB gene encoding aminomethyl-transferring glycine dehydrogenase subunit GcvPB: protein MEKILIELSQEGQIGYSVPENDMGETDISKILPQKYMRATIPKLPQVSEPDLRRHFTKLSQLNYSLTTNFYPLGSCTMKYNPPVNEKIANLPGLRYLHPYQPENTVQGMLEILYELQDVFCQITGMDNMTLQPSAGAQGEFTGLLLIRAYFKSKNERRNKIIVPDSAHGTNPASAKIAGFEILPLHSEPDGHIDPAKLKEILTDDVAALMLTAPNTLGVFEKDILILTDMMHKNGSLLYYDGANLNALMGHARPGDLGFDIIHINLHKTFSTPHGGGGPGAGPVGVKKALEPFLPKPVINKNKNVYSFIYDRPKSIGKVRSFYGNIPVLIKAYCYIKALGREGLKKVSEQAVINANYLLAILKEKLPAPAGDRCMHEFILSGKPLNKCGVKTLDVAKRLLDYGYYAPTIYFPLIIEEAIMIEPTETESKSTLDEFARVLINILEEAQNTPDLLKNAPQNTPVSRLNEVEAARKPILRW from the coding sequence ATGGAAAAAATATTAATTGAATTGTCTCAGGAAGGGCAAATCGGATATTCAGTTCCGGAAAATGATATGGGGGAAACTGATATATCCAAAATCTTGCCTCAAAAATATATGCGGGCAACTATCCCGAAGTTGCCTCAGGTAAGCGAACCTGACCTTAGACGACATTTTACTAAATTGTCTCAGCTGAACTACTCTTTAACAACGAACTTTTATCCTTTAGGTTCTTGTACTATGAAATATAACCCTCCTGTTAATGAAAAGATCGCAAATCTGCCCGGATTAAGGTATTTGCACCCGTACCAGCCCGAAAACACCGTACAGGGTATGTTAGAGATACTTTATGAACTTCAAGATGTCTTCTGCCAGATAACCGGCATGGATAATATGACCTTACAACCCTCAGCAGGTGCTCAGGGAGAGTTTACAGGGCTTTTGCTCATCAGGGCATATTTTAAATCAAAGAATGAAAGAAGAAACAAAATAATAGTGCCTGATTCAGCTCATGGAACAAACCCCGCATCTGCTAAAATAGCGGGATTTGAAATACTGCCGCTTCATTCAGAACCTGACGGGCATATCGACCCGGCAAAGCTAAAAGAAATATTGACGGACGATGTCGCCGCTCTTATGCTTACTGCTCCGAATACGCTCGGTGTTTTTGAAAAAGATATTTTGATCTTAACCGATATGATGCATAAGAACGGCTCGTTATTATACTATGACGGCGCTAATTTAAATGCCCTTATGGGCCATGCAAGGCCTGGCGACCTCGGTTTTGACATAATCCATATAAACTTGCACAAAACCTTCTCTACTCCTCACGGCGGAGGCGGTCCCGGAGCTGGGCCTGTGGGTGTAAAGAAGGCATTAGAACCTTTCCTGCCGAAACCTGTAATTAATAAAAATAAAAACGTTTATTCTTTTATATACGACCGCCCAAAAAGCATTGGGAAAGTGCGCTCTTTTTACGGAAATATCCCGGTGCTAATAAAGGCTTATTGCTATATAAAAGCTTTGGGCAGAGAAGGTTTAAAAAAAGTAAGCGAACAGGCAGTGATAAACGCAAATTATTTGCTGGCGATACTTAAAGAAAAACTTCCTGCTCCTGCCGGGGACAGGTGTATGCATGAGTTCATCCTTTCAGGAAAACCTTTGAACAAATGCGGGGTAAAAACCCTTGATGTGGCAAAAAGGCTTCTCGATTACGGATATTATGCGCCGACCATATATTTTCCATTGATAATTGAAGAAGCTATAATGATAGAACCCACTGAAACAGAGTCAAAATCTACCCTTGATGAATTCGCAAGGGTTCTAATAAATATACTGGAAGAAGCCCAAAATACTCCTGATTTACTTAAAAATGCCCCGCAAAACACGCCCGTAAGCCGCCTTAACGAAGTAGAAGCAGCCCGAAAACCCATCCTTCGCTGGTAA